From the genome of Spinacia oleracea cultivar Varoflay chromosome 2, BTI_SOV_V1, whole genome shotgun sequence, one region includes:
- the LOC110799892 gene encoding riboflavin synthase: MALSTSLSLVSPKLSQQNLTFCTFNNQPSSLNGHIKFNPNLRNSVSKLFITTQNTRFLKFRYVRNQINSMFTGIVEEIGRVKQMGYGEDGGFQLKVVGDIVLKDVNLGDSIAVNGTCLTVTEFDTKASEFTLGIAPETLRKTALMDLEPGSVVNLERALLPSTRMGGHFVQGHVDGTGEIVSLVEEGDSLWVKIKTSPEILRYIVPKGFIAIDGTSLTVVDVFDQELCFNIMLVAYTQQNVVIPLKKVGQKVNLEVDILGKYVERLLSSSGVLDPTKFT, from the exons atgGCACTTTCAACTTCACTCTCTTTAGTATCTCCCAAACTCTCTCAACAAAATCTCACATTTTGCACCTTCAACAACCAACCCTCCTCTTTAAATGGGCatatcaaattcaatccaaaccTCAGAAACTCAGTCTCTAAACTCTTTATCACCACCCAAAACACCCGATTCCTAAAATTTCGGTACGTAAGGAATCAAATAAACTCCATGTTCACTGGCATTGTTGAAGAGATTGGCCGAGTTAAGCAAATGGGTTATGGCGAAGACGGTGGATTTCAGCTTAAAGTTGTAGGAGACATTGTCCTAAAAGATGTCAATCTTGGTGACAGTATCGCAGTTAATGGTACATGTCTAACTGTGACGGAATTTGACACTAAAGCGTCCGAATTTACTCTTGGGATAGCGCCTGAGACGCTTAGGAAGACGGCATTGATGGATCTCGAACCAGGGTCAGTTGTTAATTTAGAAAGAGCCCTTTTGCCTTCTACACGGATGGGTGGTCACTTTGTCCAG GGACATGTTGATGGGACAGGAGAAATTGTATCACTAGTTGAAGAAGGTGATTCTTTGTGGGTCAAGATAAAAACAAGCCCAGAAATACTGAGATACATTGTACCAAAAGGGTTTATTGCAATTGATGGCACAAGTTTAACAGtggtggatgtgtttgaccaagaattatgctttaatattaTGTTAGTTGCTTACACTCAACAAAATgtggtcattccactcaaaaaAGTTGGCCAAAAGGTTAATTTAGAGGTTGATATTCTAGGAAAATATGTGGAAAGGCTCCTAAGTAGTAGTGGGGTTTTGGATCCTACCAAATTCACATAG